In Clostridia bacterium, the genomic window TTCGGTAAGCAGAAAAATATATCGATAATGCCGGAGGAGCTGCCTCGCGCGTTCGAACACGGCATCGCTTTCGACGCCTCCGCGATCGCGGGCTTCGGCGACGAAACGCACTCCGACCTGTTCCTCCATCCGGAGCCGGAAACGCTGACGTGGCTGCCCTGGCGGCCTGAGCACGGCAAGGTCGTGCGCATGTTCTGCACCGTCAGATACCCCGACGGCAGACCGTTCGAATGCGACACCAGAAGTCTGCTGAAAAAGGCGGTAAGCGACGCCGCGGAGGCGGGGCTCACGTTTTATTTCGGCGCCGAGCAGGAGTTCTATCTTTTCGAGCTCGACGAGAAGAATATGCCGACGAAGATACCCTACGACAACGCCGGATATATGGACATCGCGCCGGAAGACAAGGGCGAAAACGTGCGCCGCGAGATATGCCTGACGCTCGAGCAGATGGGTATCCGCCCCGAGAGCTCGCATCACGAGGAGGGGCCCGGGCAGAACGAGATCGACTTCCGCTACGCCGAGGCGCTCGCCGCGGCGGACAACGTGATGACCTTCCAGACCGTAGTCAAGACGGTCGCGCGAAGAAACGGGCTTTATGCCGATTTCTCCCCGAAGCCGCTTGAAAACGCGCCCGGCAACGGTTTCCACATCAACTGCTCGGTCAAGCCGGACGCCGCCTCCGAAAAGCTCTGCCAGATGATCGCCGGAGTGCTCGAAAAAGCCGTCCCGTCCACGCTGTTCTTCAACCCCTCCGCCGACTCCTACGCGCGGCTCGGGCGGATGAAGGCGCCGCGGTACGTTTCGTGGTCGGCGGAAAACCGCTCGCAGCTGATACGCATCCCCGCGGCGACCGGCGAATTCAGGCGCGCCGAGCTCCGTTCGCCCGACCCGACGGCGAATCCGTATATCGCCTTCGCGCTGATTATACGGGCGGGTATGCTCGGCATCAAAAACCGCGCCGAGCTGCCGAAGCCGCTCGATATCAACCTTTACAAAGCCGACAAGGAGCTGCTTTCCACTCTCGGAAAGCTCCCGTCAAGTCTCGAGGAAGCGAAGATTTCGGCGTCCTCCGACGCTTTCATCAAGAAGCATATACCGCCTGAAATACTCGGCATCTACTGCAGATAACGCGCCGCGGACACGGTGTTGAAAACGAACGAAAGGAGGGGCGGGTTTGAGCCTGAAGGAACAAGTATACAGCGTGCTGGTCGTTTCCGCGTCGGAAAAATTCAATCAGGCTCTGCCTGAGGTGTTCCCCGTTTCGACGTTTTCGCCGATAAACTTCGTTTCCGATATGAGCGCCGCGAAGCGCGCCGTTTCCGAACGCGCGTTCGATTTCATAATCGTCAATTCGCCGCTGCCCGACGACACCGGAGTCAGATTCGCCATCGACACCGTTTCGTCTTACAACACGGTCGTGCTCTTCCTCGCGAAAGCGGAGCAGTATTCCGACGCCTACGACAGACTCGCGGAGCACGGAGTCTTCCTGCTGCAGAAGCCGCTGTCGAAGGCGGTCTTTCAGATAGCGTCCGGCT contains:
- a CDS encoding glutamine synthetase, with protein sequence MKYSKEEVLQYVAEEDVKFIRLAFCDVFGKQKNISIMPEELPRAFEHGIAFDASAIAGFGDETHSDLFLHPEPETLTWLPWRPEHGKVVRMFCTVRYPDGRPFECDTRSLLKKAVSDAAEAGLTFYFGAEQEFYLFELDEKNMPTKIPYDNAGYMDIAPEDKGENVRREICLTLEQMGIRPESSHHEEGPGQNEIDFRYAEALAAADNVMTFQTVVKTVARRNGLYADFSPKPLENAPGNGFHINCSVKPDAASEKLCQMIAGVLEKAVPSTLFFNPSADSYARLGRMKAPRYVSWSAENRSQLIRIPAATGEFRRAELRSPDPTANPYIAFALIIRAGMLGIKNRAELPKPLDINLYKADKELLSTLGKLPSSLEEAKISASSDAFIKKHIPPEILGIYCR
- a CDS encoding ANTAR domain-containing protein; amino-acid sequence: MSLKEQVYSVLVVSASEKFNQALPEVFPVSTFSPINFVSDMSAAKRAVSERAFDFIIVNSPLPDDTGVRFAIDTVSSYNTVVLFLAKAEQYSDAYDRLAEHGVFLLQKPLSKAVFQIASGWLVSARERIRKTEKKTLSIEEKMNEIRVVNRAKWLLISEVKMTEPDAHRYIEKQAMDRCIPRRQVAEEIIKTYG